A single genomic interval of Ruminococcus sp. NK3A76 harbors:
- a CDS encoding site-specific integrase, translated as MANIQKLKSGNWRARVFLGRDVNGKQIFKSFTADERWKAEKLAREFEKGGKGKISAKSLTVGKAIDDYIELKRNVLAPSTIYGYERTRRTRLQSVMNIKAEKLDTLTLQRAINEDAKRLGYRSLKDAKCLVLAALKIHGIKPDINVTLPPKRNKTKELPDARTVLNIIRNTSIELPCLLAMWLSLRMSEVRGLKFSDVRNGVLFVNRANVRFGGSDHIREVNKTSCSTRAISLPEYITRLIEKVPHETENDFIIKDTHSAIYNKFRTLMLENGIEMTFHDLRHLNASIMLMLGIPDKYAMERGGWSTPDVLKTIYQHTFSDERKLVDKRIDDYFNSLIVDTNVVTSDIETA; from the coding sequence ATGGCAAATATACAAAAGCTTAAAAGTGGAAACTGGAGAGCGAGAGTTTTTCTCGGACGCGATGTAAACGGAAAACAGATATTCAAATCATTCACCGCAGACGAACGCTGGAAAGCTGAAAAATTAGCAAGAGAATTTGAAAAAGGGGGAAAAGGAAAAATCTCGGCAAAGTCGCTGACTGTCGGCAAGGCTATTGATGATTACATCGAGCTGAAAAGGAACGTGCTTGCACCGTCAACAATATACGGCTATGAAAGAACACGCAGAACGCGCCTACAGTCGGTTATGAACATAAAAGCGGAAAAGCTTGACACGCTCACCCTGCAAAGAGCAATAAACGAAGATGCAAAGCGGCTCGGGTACAGGTCATTAAAAGATGCAAAGTGTTTAGTGCTTGCAGCGTTAAAGATACACGGCATAAAGCCCGATATTAACGTTACGCTGCCGCCGAAGAGAAACAAGACTAAAGAGCTGCCAGACGCTCGCACAGTCTTGAACATAATCAGAAACACGTCAATAGAACTGCCCTGCCTGCTCGCTATGTGGCTTTCACTTCGTATGAGTGAAGTCAGGGGGTTAAAGTTCAGTGACGTCAGAAACGGCGTTTTATTCGTTAACAGAGCAAATGTCAGGTTCGGCGGTTCAGACCACATTCGGGAAGTGAACAAAACAAGCTGTTCAACAAGAGCGATTTCGTTACCCGAATACATCACAAGGCTTATTGAGAAAGTGCCGCACGAAACCGAGAATGATTTCATCATCAAGGACACGCACAGTGCTATTTACAACAAGTTCAGAACACTTATGCTTGAAAACGGAATTGAGATGACATTTCACGATTTAAGGCACTTGAATGCCTCGATAATGCTTATGCTCGGCATACCAGACAAGTACGCTATGGAACGCGGCGGCTGGTCAACGCCTGATGTCTTAAAGACGATATATCAGCACACATTCTCTGACGAACGCAAGCTCGTTGACAAGCGTATCGATGATTATTTCAACAGCCTTATTGTTGACACGAATGTTGTCACAAGCGACATAGAAACCGCTTAA
- the lepA gene encoding translation elongation factor 4: MSEYNQSNIRNFCIIAHIDHGKSTLADRILELTSTVELREMEDQLLDNMDIERERGITIKARAVRLNYKADDGQDYIFNLIDTPGHVDFNYEVSRSLAACEGAVLVVDASQGIEAQTLGNTYLAIEHDLEVLPVVNKIDLPSAEPERVCGEIENIIGIPAMDAPRISAKTGLNIKDVLERVITDIPAPRGDIDKPFKALIFDSVYDMYKGVIIYVRVMDGSVKAGQTIKLMATGAEFQTVEIGYMGAKDLVPVGELKAGEVGYITASIKYIGDTRVGDTVTRADAPCDEALPGYKKVQSMVFSGVYPADGAKYPDLRDALDKLALNDASLTFEPETSAALGFGFRCGFLGLLHMEIIQERLEREYNLDLITTAPSVIYKVNLTNGETVMIDNPSNYPDPALIASAEEPMVTAHIFTPQEFVGNIMELCQDRRGNYIDMKYLDDTRVDLHYELPLNEIVYDFFDALKSRTRGYASFDYEMKGYVPSKLVKLDILLNGEVVDALSFIVHADKAYQRGRKITERLKENIPRQLFEVPVQASIGGKIIARETVKAMRKDVLAKCYGGDITRKKKLLEKQKEGKKRMRQLGTVEVPQEAFMSVLKLDE, encoded by the coding sequence ATGAGCGAGTATAATCAGTCGAATATAAGAAATTTCTGTATAATAGCGCATATCGACCACGGTAAATCCACCCTTGCGGACAGGATACTGGAGCTGACATCAACTGTCGAGCTGCGTGAAATGGAAGACCAGCTGCTTGATAATATGGATATCGAGCGTGAGAGAGGTATAACTATCAAGGCAAGAGCCGTTCGCCTTAACTACAAGGCAGACGACGGACAGGACTATATCTTCAACCTCATAGACACCCCCGGACACGTTGACTTTAACTACGAGGTGTCACGTTCGCTTGCGGCGTGTGAGGGAGCAGTGCTCGTTGTGGACGCTTCGCAGGGAATAGAGGCTCAGACGCTCGGCAATACCTACCTTGCTATCGAGCATGACCTTGAAGTGCTGCCGGTGGTCAACAAGATAGACCTGCCCTCGGCAGAGCCTGAGAGAGTATGCGGAGAGATAGAGAATATCATAGGCATTCCCGCTATGGATGCTCCCCGTATCTCCGCAAAGACGGGGCTTAATATCAAGGACGTGCTCGAACGTGTCATCACGGATATACCTGCCCCCAGGGGAGATATCGACAAGCCCTTCAAGGCGCTTATCTTTGACAGCGTTTATGATATGTATAAGGGCGTTATCATATATGTGCGTGTTATGGACGGTTCTGTCAAGGCAGGACAGACGATAAAGCTCATGGCGACAGGGGCGGAGTTTCAGACAGTCGAGATAGGCTATATGGGTGCTAAGGACTTAGTGCCTGTAGGCGAGCTCAAAGCCGGCGAGGTGGGCTATATCACCGCATCTATCAAGTATATAGGCGACACCCGTGTGGGCGATACCGTGACAAGGGCTGATGCCCCCTGCGACGAGGCTCTGCCGGGCTATAAGAAGGTGCAGTCTATGGTCTTCTCGGGCGTTTACCCGGCTGACGGCGCTAAATACCCTGACCTCAGAGATGCTCTTGACAAATTAGCCCTCAACGACGCATCACTGACCTTCGAGCCGGAGACATCGGCTGCCCTGGGCTTTGGCTTCAGATGCGGCTTCTTAGGGCTTTTGCACATGGAGATAATACAGGAGAGGCTGGAGCGTGAATACAACCTCGACCTCATAACCACAGCACCGTCGGTCATCTACAAGGTAAATCTGACAAACGGCGAGACTGTGATGATAGACAACCCCTCAAACTACCCCGACCCGGCGCTCATAGCATCAGCCGAGGAGCCTATGGTGACGGCACACATATTCACTCCGCAGGAGTTTGTCGGCAACATCATGGAGCTCTGTCAGGACAGGCGTGGAAACTACATCGACATGAAATACCTTGACGACACGAGAGTAGACCTGCACTACGAGCTGCCGTTAAACGAGATAGTATACGACTTCTTTGATGCGCTCAAATCACGCACAAGGGGCTATGCATCATTCGACTACGAGATGAAGGGCTATGTACCGAGCAAGCTCGTCAAGCTCGACATACTCCTAAACGGCGAGGTGGTAGATGCGCTGTCGTTCATCGTACACGCTGACAAGGCTTATCAGAGAGGCCGCAAGATAACCGAAAGGCTCAAGGAGAACATTCCGAGACAGCTGTTTGAAGTGCCTGTACAGGCCTCTATCGGCGGCAAGATAATAGCCCGTGAGACTGTCAAGGCTATGCGCAAGGACGTTCTTGCCAAGTGCTACGGCGGTGACATAACAAGAAAGAAGAAGCTGCTCGAAAAGCAGAAGGAAGGCAAGAAGCGTATGCGTCAGCTCGGCACGGTAGAAGTACCGCAGGAGGCGTTTATGAGTGTGCTCAAGCTCGATGAGTAG
- the hemW gene encoding radical SAM family heme chaperone HemW: MRGIYVHIPFCLQKCPYCDFYSVRFDEGTADAYADALVRNFKAYSGVKADTVYFGGGTPSCLPESTLGRIVSGLKESFDIAGNAEITIEANPCTVTPQKLRAYRDMGIDRISFGVQSADDNELRGLGRLHDADTAKRAINAAHDAGFENISADLMIGVAGQTKDSLQRSIDTITALPVSHISAYMLKIEPGTPFDNEHTRAATADDELMRGMYLSLVKSLAERGFAQYEISNFAKAGFESRHNLVYWTGGEYIGFGPAAHSLYKGRRFYVPGDLEKYISSPTQPELDEDEPYSEREEYIMLALRLTSGLDAGKLISLYGQQGADRVTALARRYEKAGLCHVTPERISLTPEGFLVSNSIIVELMEAIEQGKR, from the coding sequence ATGAGAGGGATATATGTACACATTCCTTTCTGCCTGCAAAAATGTCCTTACTGCGATTTTTATTCTGTGAGGTTTGATGAGGGCACGGCAGATGCCTACGCAGATGCGCTTGTACGCAATTTCAAGGCATACAGCGGCGTTAAGGCTGACACTGTGTATTTCGGCGGCGGCACGCCCTCCTGCCTGCCTGAAAGCACGCTTGGCAGGATAGTGAGCGGCCTGAAAGAGAGCTTTGATATAGCCGGGAACGCCGAGATAACGATAGAAGCAAACCCCTGCACCGTGACACCTCAAAAGCTGCGTGCATACCGTGATATGGGAATTGACCGTATATCCTTCGGGGTGCAGTCGGCTGATGATAATGAGCTCAGAGGCCTTGGCAGGCTGCACGATGCAGACACGGCAAAGAGGGCTATAAATGCGGCGCACGATGCAGGCTTTGAGAATATCTCGGCCGACCTGATGATAGGCGTTGCAGGGCAGACTAAGGACAGCCTGCAAAGATCAATTGACACGATCACAGCCCTGCCGGTAAGCCATATCTCGGCCTATATGCTAAAGATCGAGCCCGGCACGCCCTTTGACAACGAGCACACAAGAGCCGCCACGGCAGACGACGAGCTTATGAGAGGGATGTATCTCTCGCTTGTTAAAAGCCTTGCAGAGAGGGGCTTTGCGCAGTACGAGATATCTAATTTCGCAAAGGCAGGTTTTGAGAGCCGGCACAACCTTGTATACTGGACAGGCGGCGAGTACATAGGCTTCGGCCCTGCTGCGCACTCGCTGTACAAAGGCAGGCGGTTTTATGTTCCGGGGGATTTAGAGAAGTACATAAGCTCACCCACTCAGCCCGAGCTTGACGAAGACGAGCCGTACAGCGAGCGTGAGGAATACATAATGCTCGCCTTACGCCTGACAAGCGGCCTTGACGCAGGCAAGCTGATATCCTTATATGGTCAGCAGGGTGCCGACAGGGTAACAGCTCTTGCCAGACGGTATGAAAAAGCCGGCTTATGTCATGTAACGCCTGAGCGCATCAGTCTGACCCCGGAAGGGTTTCTGGTTTCAAATAGTATTATTGTGGAGCTTATGGAAGCTATTGAACAGGGGAAACGCTGA
- a CDS encoding DUF6291 domain-containing protein: MAEKRNEHKSFVMYNDWGNSLQEFDDAELGQLLRAIYAFTTAGEEIELPDRSLRILFNMMKECFIRDSEKWENVCERNRINAKKRWSKNASVCDRIQSDTKNADNVNDNVNVNDNVNVNDNVNVTVNEDVNENVNETVTVNEEDTVNEMSSSMSSSSSLSSYREDFSRVIFSDEDKEELFNMSDRQQIERYIDRISAWQQENRRFMKDPCRTIKKWLREDGRKPSYYDRGYSGYSGGSYGYRNHSESEREKIDREAKELARRVAEFEATLDFDTLST; encoded by the coding sequence ATGGCAGAAAAGAGAAATGAACATAAGAGCTTTGTGATGTATAACGACTGGGGCAATAGCTTGCAGGAATTTGACGACGCTGAACTCGGCCAGCTGCTAAGAGCGATCTATGCGTTCACCACAGCAGGCGAGGAGATAGAGCTTCCCGATAGGTCGCTCAGAATTCTCTTTAATATGATGAAAGAATGCTTTATCCGTGATTCAGAAAAGTGGGAAAACGTCTGCGAGAGAAACCGCATAAATGCAAAAAAGAGATGGTCAAAAAATGCAAGCGTATGCGACCGCATACAATCGGATACCAAAAATGCCGATAATGTAAATGACAATGTTAATGTAAATGATAATGTAAATGTAAATGACAATGTTAATGTTACTGTTAATGAAGATGTAAATGAAAATGTCAATGAGACTGTCACTGTTAATGAAGAAGACACTGTCAATGAAATGTCGTCTTCCATGTCGTCTTCGTCGTCCTTGTCGTCATATCGTGAAGATTTTTCCCGTGTCATTTTCTCTGACGAAGACAAGGAGGAGCTTTTCAATATGTCCGACCGTCAGCAGATCGAGCGGTACATCGACCGCATCTCTGCCTGGCAGCAGGAGAACAGGCGTTTCATGAAAGACCCTTGCCGCACAATCAAGAAGTGGCTTCGTGAAGACGGCAGGAAGCCCAGCTATTATGACCGAGGGTACTCGGGGTACTCGGGCGGTTCATACGGCTACAGAAATCACAGCGAGAGTGAGAGGGAGAAGATAGACCGTGAGGCGAAAGAGCTTGCAAGGCGAGTAGCGGAGTTTGAGGCAACGCTGGATTTTGACACGCTTTCAACCTGA
- a CDS encoding aquaporin, producing MKKYLAEFIGTAMLVICGCGAAASGAGLVGTSLAFGVSLCFIAYLFGGISGAHVNPAVSIACFLDGSLDAGDLGAYIMSQVFGALAGSGILKLLVVMADEDITDIRGTGVGANGFGDNSAIGINFFSALLLEVIITCIFVLIVLRVANDNSLTQIAPILIGLGLTLVHLVGFNFTGTSVNPARSLSAAIFSGTDALSQVWVFIIGPAIGGALAAICYKKLIKEA from the coding sequence ATGAAGAAATATCTTGCCGAGTTTATCGGCACAGCTATGCTCGTTATATGCGGCTGCGGTGCGGCAGCTTCCGGCGCAGGCCTTGTAGGCACTTCGCTCGCATTCGGCGTTTCGCTCTGCTTTATCGCATATCTTTTCGGCGGTATATCGGGCGCTCATGTTAATCCGGCAGTATCTATCGCTTGTTTCCTTGACGGCTCGCTCGATGCAGGAGACCTTGGTGCATACATCATGTCTCAGGTGTTCGGCGCTCTCGCAGGAAGCGGTATACTCAAGCTCCTCGTTGTAATGGCTGATGAAGACATTACAGATATCAGAGGCACAGGTGTCGGCGCAAACGGTTTTGGCGATAATTCCGCTATCGGCATCAACTTCTTCAGCGCACTGCTTTTAGAAGTTATCATCACCTGCATATTCGTGCTCATCGTGCTCAGAGTTGCAAACGACAATTCTCTCACACAGATAGCACCTATACTCATAGGTCTTGGCCTTACACTTGTACACCTTGTAGGCTTCAACTTCACAGGCACATCTGTTAACCCCGCAAGAAGCCTTAGTGCTGCTATTTTCTCCGGCACAGACGCTCTTTCTCAGGTATGGGTATTCATCATAGGCCCTGCCATCGGCGGTGCTCTGGCAGCTATCTGCTACAAGAAGCTCATTAAAGAGGCCTGA